Sequence from the Hamadaea flava genome:
TCAAGGGCGCACGGCTTCTCCACCAGACGCGGAGCAATTCACGAGACAGCCGTCGGCATGCCGATCATGCGCGGACCGGGCTGCTGGAGCTGGTGAGTCGCTTCGGTTGTCAGGTGGTCGGCCGGGTGTGGATCAAGCGGCCGGGTGAGAGATTGGATCCCGACCGCACTTACACCGATTCGGTGTGGCACATCGCAAGCCAGTTCTCGCGCTATCTGGAGCGTTCGAGTTCGCTGGGGTTCATCTATGCGGATGGGCGAAGCGAACGTCAGGACAGGATGCTGGCGCATTCGATCTTCACGGCGAAACATGGAGCTGTCGACGATCCCTGCCGTCGAATTCCCGAGGTGCTTGCCTTTGCCGACAGCCGGAATCACGCGGGAATTCAGATCGCGGACATGCTCGCCTCCATGATCACGTTGCCTATCGTGACGGCGGCTTACGGCGCTTCGCCAGGCACGATCCACGACTCGCCTCGCTACGCCGAGGTACGCGAGAAACATGGGAACGCCTTGCAGGCGTTCCCGTTCCGCTACTTCGACGAAACCGGCCGGGCGCGGGGCGGGATCGTCGTGAGCGATGCGGTGGCCACTCGGCCGAGCGCGATGCTGTTCGGGGCGAGCGGATTCGGCGCGGAAGTGGTGAGCGAGGGGGAGTTGGAGATCACCATCCCGGTGCAGGCGGGCGCGGCGGCGACGGCTGGAAGCGTCAGCCCGGCCCGATAGGGTTGCTGAGGCGGTTGGGCTCGCGACGGCTCACAACGGCTCGGAACGGCTCGCGACGGAGGGGGATGCGGTGGGGGACAAGCGCATGCCGACCGAGCGCGAGATCGTGGAGCGGATCGTCGCTGAGGGCGTCTTCGCGTACGACGCGCGGCGGCCGGCTGAGCTGACCCGGGCGGTGCAGGCGCTGGCTGCGCGCCCTGGGGCGTCGGCGGCGGTGTTCGCGCTGATGCAGGCCGAGGTGCTGGCGGTGTGGCAGCGCGGGTGGCAGCCGTTCGAGCTGCACCGGTCGGTGAAGAAGGCGTTGACCGAGGAGCACGCCCGGCTCGCCGGGGCGGCCATGCTCGCGCAGACACGGGCCTATGCCCCGGCCACGGTCGACGAACGCTGGCAGGCGCAACTCGCGCAGATCACAGCGAAACCCCGCAGCGCCGCGAGCCCCGGCAAAGCGGCGGATCCTGGCGGCCCCGGCAAGGCTGCGGGCCCAGATGAACCGGCGAACCCGGGCGACGACGCGAACCGGGATGGCGCGGTCGGGCAGGCCGATCCGCAGCTCGTGATTCAGACCATCTGGCACCTCCGGCGGCTGCCGGGTCTGCCGTTCCAGGGCCCGTTGCCGGGCGAGGCGCGGCCGCAGCACGTCTCGCCGAAGACGGTGGACCAGAAGATGCTCGACCGCGTACGCGCGCTGCTGGCGAAGGCGGAGTCGACGACCTTCCCGGAGGAGGCGGAGGCGTACACGGCCAAGGCGCAGGAGTTGATGACCCGGCACAGCATCGACTTCGCGTTGCTGATGGCGCGGACGGGTGGCAAGGACGAGCCCGCTGTCCGGCGGATTCCGATCGACAACCCCTATGAGGCGGCGAAGACGCTGCTGCTTCAGGCGGTGGCCGAGGCGAACGGCTGCCGCTCGGTGTGGATGGAGTATTACGGGTTCGCCACTGTCACCGGGTTCCCCGGCGATCTGGACTCCGTCGAGCTGCTGTTCACGTCGTTGCTGGTGCAGGCCGTGGCGGCGATGACGCAGTCCGGCCCGAAGCAGGACCGGTTCGGGCGCAACAACACCCGGTCGTTCCGGCTGGCCTTCCTCACCGCGTACGCCCAGCGCATCGGCGAGCGGCTGCGGGGAGCGACCGAGACGGCGGTCAGCGAGACGATCCGGGACGTGGGGGAGAGCACGCTGTTGCCGGTGCTGAAGGCGCGGAGTGAGGAGGTCGCCGCGAAGTTCCAGGAGCTGTTCCCGGCGCTCAAGACCCGTTCGATCACCGTGTCGAACCGGCAGGGCTGGGCCGAGGGCCGGGCCGCCGCCGACCGCGCCGATCTCCACGGCCGCCGCGCCGTCCGCGAATAG
This genomic interval carries:
- a CDS encoding DUF3800 domain-containing protein; the protein is MHLLYLDESGGVEPPDGHPSATPAMIVLGVIVDADVLRSLTFAFMDFKREYFPARFPGEPSYDDILNEIKGARLLHQTRSNSRDSRRHADHARTGLLELVSRFGCQVVGRVWIKRPGERLDPDRTYTDSVWHIASQFSRYLERSSSLGFIYADGRSERQDRMLAHSIFTAKHGAVDDPCRRIPEVLAFADSRNHAGIQIADMLASMITLPIVTAAYGASPGTIHDSPRYAEVREKHGNALQAFPFRYFDETGRARGGIVVSDAVATRPSAMLFGASGFGAEVVSEGELEITIPVQAGAAATAGSVSPAR
- a CDS encoding DUF2786 domain-containing protein; this encodes MGDKRMPTEREIVERIVAEGVFAYDARRPAELTRAVQALAARPGASAAVFALMQAEVLAVWQRGWQPFELHRSVKKALTEEHARLAGAAMLAQTRAYAPATVDERWQAQLAQITAKPRSAASPGKAADPGGPGKAAGPDEPANPGDDANRDGAVGQADPQLVIQTIWHLRRLPGLPFQGPLPGEARPQHVSPKTVDQKMLDRVRALLAKAESTTFPEEAEAYTAKAQELMTRHSIDFALLMARTGGKDEPAVRRIPIDNPYEAAKTLLLQAVAEANGCRSVWMEYYGFATVTGFPGDLDSVELLFTSLLVQAVAAMTQSGPKQDRFGRNNTRSFRLAFLTAYAQRIGERLRGATETAVSETIRDVGESTLLPVLKARSEEVAAKFQELFPALKTRSITVSNRQGWAEGRAAADRADLHGRRAVRE